From the genome of Leptodactylus fuscus isolate aLepFus1 chromosome 1, aLepFus1.hap2, whole genome shotgun sequence, one region includes:
- the RCHY1 gene encoding RING finger and CHY zinc finger domain-containing protein 1, which translates to MAEGSGDMEVPVGCEHYTRGCELRAPCCGKFYICRLCHDNQESHKMDRFKVTQVQCLKCKCVQKAQQTCEHCNNIFGDYYCNICHLYDKDKKQYHCDGCGICRIGPKELFEHCTKCNLCLPLSFRGNHKCIENVSRQDCPICLEDIHTSRVGARVLPCGHLLHSTCYEDMLKQGYRCPLCMRSALDMSRYWAQLDDEVAQTPMPPEYQNMNVDILCNDCSARSTVLFHILGMKCDSCKSYNTTQEGKPLSQTQTQ; encoded by the exons ATGGCTGAAGGCTCCGGGGACATGGAGGTGCCAGTCGGCTGTGAGCACTACACGAGAGGCTGCGAGCTAAGG GCTCCTTGCTGTGGTAAATTTTACATTTGTCGTCTTTGCCATGACAACCAGGAATCACATAAGATGGATCGCTTCAAGGTTACGCAAGTCCAGTGTCTGAAGTGCAAGTGTGTTCAAAAG GCTCAGCAAACTTGTGAACACTGTAACAATATTTTTGGGGATTATTACTGCAATATATGTCATCTGTATGATAAGGACAAGAAACAGTATCACTGTGATGGCTGTGGTATATGCAG GATTGGCCCAAAGGAGCTGTTTGAGCATTGTACAAAATGTAATTTATGTCTGCCGTTAAGCTTCAGAGGAAACCATAAG tGTATAGAAAACGTGTCAAGGCAAGACTGTCCTATATGTTTAGAG gatATACATACCTCAAGAGTTGGTGCCCGGGTGCTCCCTTGCGGACATCTCTTGCATAG TACATGTTATGAGGATATGCTGAAACA GGGATACCGGTGTCCACTATGCATGCGTTCTGCCCTGGATATGTCCAGATACTGGGCCCAGCTGGATGATGAAGTTGCCCAGACGCCGATGCCACCAGAATATCAAAATATGAATGTTGAT ATTCTCTGCAATGACTGCAGTGCAAGATCAACTGTACTTTTCCACATTTTAGGAATGAAATGCGATAGTTGTAAATCATACAATACCACTCAAGAAGGGAAACCCCTATCACAGACACAAACTCAGTAG